A genomic stretch from Schistosoma haematobium chromosome 4, whole genome shotgun sequence includes:
- the COQ2_1 gene encoding Para-hydroxybenzoate-polyprenyltransferase, mitochondrial precursor (EggNog:ENOG410N5D4~COG:H~BUSCO:EOG091G0K82) produces MLRSFSRFGSDKCTRFLYTSCYVNTPKIQPSKSSQLLKSYFELGRFARPTGTWLLYLPCTWSIALAAPPGHLPDIYMLTLFGVGSILMRSAGCTINDMWDKKYDMLVKRTKDRPLASGSLTFPQALLFLGAQLATSLVILLQLNCVFLGILSLVPVITYPLFKRITYWPQLVLGLTFNWGALLGYSAVTGSVDPLISIPLYFGGFNWTIIYDTIYAHQDIDDDIRIGVKSTAILFGEKTKLYLGAFHMGMTACLLTVGINANAGCLYYLGTFLTMFHIAHLIRKTDLKNPNSCWQTFKDSKKTGLLYFLTIVLDKISL; encoded by the exons ATGTTACGTAGTTTCTCGCGATTTGGATCTGATAAATGTACTCGCTTTCTCTACACGTCTTGTTATGTTAATACACCTAAAATTCAACCAAGCAAATCCTCACAGTTACTGAAGTCATATTTTGAACTTGGACGATTCGCTAGACCAACAGGCACGTGGCTGTTATACCTTCCTTGCACGTGGAGCATTGCTCTAGCTGCACCACCGGGTCACTTACCCGACATTTATATGCTAACCCTATTTGGCGTTGGCTCCATTTTGATGCGAAGTGCCGGTTGTACAATAAATGATATGTGGGATAAAAAATACGACATGCTTGTCAAACGCACAAAGGATCGTCCACTAGCTTCGGGTTCACTAACCTTTCCCCAGGCTTTATTGTTTCTTGGTGCTCAGCTAGCGACTTCGCTTGTAATATTATTGCAATTGAACTG TGTATTTCTTGGTATCCTGTCATTGGTTCCTGTCATCACGTATCCTCTGTTTAAACGTATTACTTACTGGCCGCAGCTTGTACTTG GTCTTACATTCAACTGGGGTGCTTTGCTGGGTTATTCTGCTGTCACAGGTTCTGTTGACCCTCTGATTTCAATTCCTCTCTATTTTGGTGGCTTCAATTGGACAATTATATACGACACAATCTATGCACATCAG GATATCGACGATGACATCCGTATAGGCGTAAAATCAACTGCAATTTTGTTTGGAGAAAAGACGAAATTATATTTGGGCGCTTTTCACATGGGAATGACAGCGTGTCTCCTCACTGTTGGAATTAACGCAAATGCTGGTTGTCTATATTACCTTGGGACCTTCCTTACAATGTTTCATATTGCTCATTTA ATAAGGAAGACGGACCTAAAGAATCCCAATTCTTGTTGGCAGACCTTTAAAGATAGTAAAAAAACTGGCCTTTTGTATTTTCTTACCATTGTACTGGACAAAATATCACTATAA
- the COQ2_1 gene encoding Para-hydroxybenzoate-polyprenyltransferase, mitochondrial precursor (EggNog:ENOG410N5D4~COG:H~BUSCO:EOG091G0K82), whose translation MLRSFSRFGSDKCTRFLYTSCYVNTPKIQPSKSSQLLKSYFELGRFARPTGTWLLYLPCTWSIALAAPPGHLPDIYMLTLFGVGSILMRSAGCTINDMWDKKYDMLVKRTKDRPLASGSLTFPQALLFLGAQLATSLVILLQLNWYSVFLGILSLVPVITYPLFKRITYWPQLVLGLTLNWGVWLGYSAINGFCLFSVCTPLYLAAVCWTCTYDTIYSHQDIDDDIRIGVKSTAILFGEKTKLYLGAFHMGMTACLLTVGINANAGCLYYLGTFLTMFHIAHLIRKTDLKNPNSCWQTFKDSKKTGLLYFLTIVLDKISL comes from the exons ATGTTACGTAGTTTCTCGCGATTTGGATCTGATAAATGTACTCGCTTTCTCTACACGTCTTGTTATGTTAATACACCTAAAATTCAACCAAGCAAATCCTCACAGTTACTGAAGTCATATTTTGAACTTGGACGATTCGCTAGACCAACAGGCACGTGGCTGTTATACCTTCCTTGCACGTGGAGCATTGCTCTAGCTGCACCACCGGGTCACTTACCCGACATTTATATGCTAACCCTATTTGGCGTTGGCTCCATTTTGATGCGAAGTGCCGGTTGTACAATAAATGATATGTGGGATAAAAAATACGACATGCTTGTCAAACGCACAAAGGATCGTCCACTAGCTTCGGGTTCACTAACCTTTCCCCAGGCTTTATTGTTTCTTGGTGCTCAGCTAGCGACTTCGCTTGTAATATTATTGCAATTGAACTGGTACAG TGTATTTCTTGGTATCCTGTCATTGGTTCCTGTCATCACGTATCCTCTGTTTAAACGTATTACTTACTGGCCGCAGCTTGTACTTG GCTTAACATTGAACTGGGGTGTTTGGCTTGGGTATTCTGCTATAAATGGTTTTTGCCTTTTCTCCGTGTGCACTCCTTTGTATTTAGCTGCAGTGTGTTGGACATGCACGTACGATACCATATATTCTCATCAA GATATCGACGATGACATCCGTATAGGCGTAAAATCAACTGCAATTTTGTTTGGAGAAAAGACGAAATTATATTTGGGCGCTTTTCACATGGGAATGACAGCGTGTCTCCTCACTGTTGGAATTAACGCAAATGCTGGTTGTCTATATTACCTTGGGACCTTCCTTACAATGTTTCATATTGCTCATTTA ATAAGGAAGACGGACCTAAAGAATCCCAATTCTTGTTGGCAGACCTTTAAAGATAGTAAAAAAACTGGCCTTTTGTATTTTCTTACCATTGTACTGGACAAAATATCACTATAA
- the COQ2_1 gene encoding Para-hydroxybenzoate-polyprenyltransferase, mitochondrial precursor (EggNog:ENOG410N5D4~COG:H~BUSCO:EOG091G0K82): protein MLRSFSRFGSDKCTRFLYTSCYVNTPKIQPSKSSQLLKSYFELGRFARPTGTWLLYLPCTWSIALAAPPGHLPDIYMLTLFGVGSILMRSAGCTINDMWDKKYDMLVKRTKDRPLASGSLTFPQALLFLGAQLATSLVILLQLNWYSVFLGILSLVPVITYPLFKRITYWPQLVLGLTFNWGALLGYSAVTGSVDPLISIPLYFGGFNWTIIYDTIYAHQDIDDDIRIGVKSTAILFGEKTKLYLGAFHMGMTACLLTVGINANAGCLYYLGTFLTMFHIAHLIRKTDLKNPNSCWQTFKDSKKTGLLYFLTIVLDKISL, encoded by the exons ATGTTACGTAGTTTCTCGCGATTTGGATCTGATAAATGTACTCGCTTTCTCTACACGTCTTGTTATGTTAATACACCTAAAATTCAACCAAGCAAATCCTCACAGTTACTGAAGTCATATTTTGAACTTGGACGATTCGCTAGACCAACAGGCACGTGGCTGTTATACCTTCCTTGCACGTGGAGCATTGCTCTAGCTGCACCACCGGGTCACTTACCCGACATTTATATGCTAACCCTATTTGGCGTTGGCTCCATTTTGATGCGAAGTGCCGGTTGTACAATAAATGATATGTGGGATAAAAAATACGACATGCTTGTCAAACGCACAAAGGATCGTCCACTAGCTTCGGGTTCACTAACCTTTCCCCAGGCTTTATTGTTTCTTGGTGCTCAGCTAGCGACTTCGCTTGTAATATTATTGCAATTGAACTGGTACAG TGTATTTCTTGGTATCCTGTCATTGGTTCCTGTCATCACGTATCCTCTGTTTAAACGTATTACTTACTGGCCGCAGCTTGTACTTG GTCTTACATTCAACTGGGGTGCTTTGCTGGGTTATTCTGCTGTCACAGGTTCTGTTGACCCTCTGATTTCAATTCCTCTCTATTTTGGTGGCTTCAATTGGACAATTATATACGACACAATCTATGCACATCAG GATATCGACGATGACATCCGTATAGGCGTAAAATCAACTGCAATTTTGTTTGGAGAAAAGACGAAATTATATTTGGGCGCTTTTCACATGGGAATGACAGCGTGTCTCCTCACTGTTGGAATTAACGCAAATGCTGGTTGTCTATATTACCTTGGGACCTTCCTTACAATGTTTCATATTGCTCATTTA ATAAGGAAGACGGACCTAAAGAATCCCAATTCTTGTTGGCAGACCTTTAAAGATAGTAAAAAAACTGGCCTTTTGTATTTTCTTACCATTGTACTGGACAAAATATCACTATAA